A single window of Anderseniella sp. Alg231-50 DNA harbors:
- a CDS encoding NADPH:quinone reductase, giving the protein MKAIKFHQPGGPEVMQYEEFNLEAPEAGNVRLRHTAIGLNYIDTYHRSGAYPVPLPSGVGLEAAGVVEAVGAGVTHLKEGDRVAYGAGPIGAYSQARNMPANRVSVLPDTISDETAAAMMLKGMTARYLLRETYEVKSGDTILWHAVAGGVGLIAVQWAKHLGARVIGTTSSPEKAALAKSFGCDEVINYTEENVAERVRDLTDGKGVPVVYDGVGKDTLEASLDSLSPRGLLASFGSASGPVKGFDTGILGAKGSLYLTRPTLMTYVAADEDLQANAADLFDVVGSGAVKIEINQTYELADAVKAHQDLEGRRTTGSTVFMP; this is encoded by the coding sequence ATGAAAGCGATCAAGTTTCACCAACCGGGTGGCCCGGAAGTCATGCAGTACGAGGAGTTCAACCTGGAGGCGCCGGAGGCCGGCAACGTCAGGTTGCGCCATACCGCGATCGGATTGAACTACATTGATACCTACCATCGCTCAGGTGCCTATCCGGTGCCGTTGCCAAGTGGTGTCGGGCTGGAAGCGGCCGGTGTCGTCGAGGCTGTCGGAGCAGGTGTAACCCACCTGAAAGAAGGTGATCGCGTTGCTTACGGGGCAGGGCCCATCGGTGCCTATTCGCAGGCGCGCAACATGCCGGCCAACAGGGTCTCGGTACTGCCTGACACGATATCGGACGAGACCGCGGCAGCCATGATGCTGAAGGGCATGACGGCGAGATACCTCCTGCGTGAAACCTATGAAGTCAAATCCGGGGACACGATCCTGTGGCATGCGGTAGCCGGTGGCGTCGGCCTGATCGCTGTTCAGTGGGCAAAGCACCTGGGTGCGCGCGTGATCGGCACAACGAGTTCACCGGAAAAGGCAGCCCTGGCAAAATCTTTCGGATGCGATGAGGTTATCAACTACACCGAGGAAAACGTTGCTGAACGGGTCCGCGATCTGACCGACGGCAAGGGTGTGCCGGTAGTCTATGACGGTGTTGGAAAAGACACACTCGAGGCGTCCCTGGACAGTCTCAGTCCCAGGGGGCTCCTTGCCAGCTTCGGGTCTGCGTCAGGTCCGGTTAAGGGGTTTGACACCGGTATTCTCGGCGCCAAAGGCTCGTTGTATCTTACACGCCCCACCCTGATGACCTATGTGGCGGCTGATGAAGACCTGCAGGCCAACGCTGCTGACTTGTTCGATGTTGTAGGGTCCGGTGCGGTCAAGATCGAGATCAACCAGACTTATGAACTGGCGGATGCCGTCAAGGCGCATCAGGATCTGGAAGGGCGTAGAACGACAGGCTCGACTGTGTTTATGCCATAA
- a CDS encoding SDR family oxidoreductase — protein MDLGLKGLNAIITGGSKGIGRRAADIFADEGANVSICARNLAEVNETATSLAQKGVKSLGRMVNVAEKASLEGWVRESASVLGGIDIVIANVSALAVGDNEDAWKSGFDVDIMHTVRLVTAALPLLEKSSHGAIVIVASVSGREVDFTGPAYGAFKAALVHYSQRLAMELAPQNIRVNSVSPGNTYFKGGVWENIEQNMPDLYARAIAHNPTGRMATPEEVARGIVFLASPASSFTMGTNLVIDGALTRGVQL, from the coding sequence ATGGATCTCGGTTTGAAGGGCCTGAATGCAATCATCACCGGCGGCAGCAAGGGCATCGGCCGGCGCGCGGCGGACATCTTTGCCGATGAAGGCGCCAATGTCTCCATCTGCGCGCGCAACCTTGCTGAGGTAAATGAAACCGCCACCAGCCTTGCGCAAAAGGGCGTCAAGAGCCTCGGCCGGATGGTGAACGTGGCCGAGAAGGCGTCGCTGGAAGGCTGGGTCAGGGAGAGCGCATCAGTACTCGGTGGTATTGATATTGTAATAGCAAATGTCTCGGCACTGGCAGTGGGAGACAATGAAGACGCCTGGAAGTCAGGTTTCGACGTGGACATCATGCACACCGTACGGCTGGTCACCGCCGCCCTGCCCCTGCTGGAAAAATCCTCCCACGGCGCCATCGTCATCGTGGCGTCCGTGTCCGGGCGCGAAGTGGACTTTACCGGCCCGGCCTATGGCGCTTTCAAGGCGGCCCTGGTGCACTATTCACAACGCCTCGCCATGGAACTGGCGCCGCAGAACATCCGCGTAAACTCGGTGTCACCCGGTAATACCTATTTCAAGGGTGGTGTGTGGGAAAACATCGAACAGAACATGCCGGATCTCTATGCCCGGGCCATTGCCCACAACCCGACAGGACGAATGGCAACGCCGGAAGAAGTTGCCCGCGGCATCGTTTTCCTGGCCAGCCCCGCGTCCAGCTTCACCATGGGCACCAACCTGGTGATCGACGGCGCGCTCACACGCGGCGTTCAGCTCTAA
- a CDS encoding VOC family protein: MQRSFTNVLSEDVSKTAAFYENLLGMTRHFESDWFVILTHEDIQGLEFGILQRDHAIVPADIRAAPAGVIVTFVVADCDEVYRKAVAAKAPIIEPPADMPYGQRRMLLRDPDGTVLDVSAPTAPIA; encoded by the coding sequence ATGCAACGCAGTTTCACAAATGTGCTGAGTGAAGATGTGAGCAAGACGGCAGCGTTCTATGAGAACCTGCTTGGCATGACACGACACTTCGAATCCGACTGGTTCGTGATCCTGACGCATGAAGACATCCAAGGCCTCGAGTTCGGCATTCTGCAGCGTGACCATGCGATTGTGCCGGCGGACATCCGGGCGGCGCCTGCCGGTGTTATCGTCACGTTCGTGGTCGCTGACTGTGATGAAGTGTATCGCAAGGCTGTTGCCGCCAAAGCCCCGATCATCGAACCGCCTGCGGATATGCCGTACGGCCAGCGGCGCATGTTGCTGCGTGATCCCGATGGCACGGTCCTCGATGTGAGCGCACCGACTGCGCCGATTGCGTGA
- a CDS encoding aminotransferase, protein MTYLLNPFVGKVSAPPIAESAGWLEGNSSNLPAINLSQAVPSYLPAPELADHVARCMRDGSANLYTDILGIPELREALAAHMSSAYRGTVNQADVAITAGCNQAFCAAVMALAKPGDNIILAAPWYFNNQMWLEMQGIEVRAIAAIHETDALPRPQDLASVCDERTRAVVLISPNNPTGAVYPSHLLDAFFDTCQELKIALLLDETYKDFLDPASPPHNLFARDNWGETFVQLYSFSKVYALTGARVGSLIAGPHMIEAVEKIIDCVAICAPHTGQKAALYGLQNLDGWKQQKRLLMADRLEAMKAAFAKHASDYRIVSSGAFFAYLAHPHVNHSARVVAMGLAQHYGVLTLPGSMFGPEQDGYLRLAFANVDVSLMEDAAQRLGHYQPQA, encoded by the coding sequence ATGACTTATCTTCTTAATCCGTTTGTCGGAAAAGTTTCGGCACCACCCATAGCCGAATCCGCCGGCTGGCTGGAGGGAAATTCCTCCAACTTGCCTGCAATCAATCTGTCCCAGGCGGTTCCAAGTTACCTGCCTGCACCGGAGCTTGCAGACCATGTGGCCCGGTGCATGAGGGACGGCAGCGCGAATCTCTATACCGATATATTGGGCATACCCGAACTGCGCGAGGCGCTGGCCGCACATATGAGTTCCGCCTATCGCGGCACAGTGAACCAGGCAGACGTTGCCATTACCGCTGGTTGCAACCAGGCCTTTTGCGCTGCCGTAATGGCGCTGGCCAAGCCCGGCGACAACATCATTCTGGCAGCGCCGTGGTACTTCAACAATCAGATGTGGCTGGAGATGCAGGGCATTGAGGTGCGCGCCATTGCCGCCATTCATGAAACCGATGCCCTGCCCCGCCCACAGGATCTGGCATCAGTGTGTGACGAGCGTACCCGCGCCGTCGTGCTGATCAGCCCCAACAATCCAACGGGTGCTGTCTATCCATCTCACTTGCTTGATGCATTCTTTGATACCTGCCAGGAATTGAAGATTGCACTGCTACTCGACGAGACATACAAGGATTTCCTTGATCCCGCATCGCCGCCGCACAATCTGTTTGCCCGTGACAACTGGGGTGAGACTTTTGTTCAGCTCTATTCATTCTCCAAGGTTTACGCGCTGACAGGCGCACGCGTCGGTTCATTGATTGCCGGCCCGCACATGATCGAGGCGGTCGAAAAAATCATCGACTGCGTCGCAATTTGCGCACCCCACACCGGTCAAAAAGCGGCCCTTTACGGGTTGCAGAATCTGGACGGCTGGAAACAGCAAAAACGCCTGTTGATGGCAGATCGGCTGGAGGCCATGAAAGCAGCATTCGCGAAACACGCCTCTGACTACCGGATTGTCAGCTCCGGCGCATTCTTTGCCTATCTGGCCCACCCTCATGTAAACCATAGTGCACGGGTTGTTGCGATGGGACTTGCACAACATTACGGTGTGCTTACACTACCGGGATCAATGTTCGGGCCAGAACAGGACGGCTATTTGAGGCTCGCTTTTGCAAATGTAGATGTAAGTTTGATGGAAGACGCTGCGCAGCGGCTGGGCCACTATCAACCGCAGGCGTAA
- a CDS encoding methyltransferase domain-containing protein: protein MIDYATARENMIESQVRPNGITDARVIDAMSEVPREVFVPDDIKSLAYMDEDVPLSVGSDGRKRHLMEPMAFARLLQAAAIQPDECVLDVGCAAGYSSAVLARLAQLVVAVEEDADLAEAANQNLLRLQINNVAVFSSAMHEGHRAEAPYDVIIVNGRAGQVPDSLLSQLAEGGRLVAVVGDTETAQALVYTRAGDVTAPRYVCDASIPMLPGFEKADPGFVF, encoded by the coding sequence ATGATCGATTACGCCACAGCGCGCGAAAACATGATTGAATCTCAAGTTCGTCCAAACGGCATAACCGATGCCCGTGTGATTGACGCGATGTCGGAAGTCCCGCGGGAAGTGTTCGTGCCGGATGATATCAAGTCCCTGGCCTATATGGATGAAGACGTGCCGCTGAGTGTCGGAAGCGATGGCCGCAAACGACATCTGATGGAACCGATGGCGTTTGCCCGGCTGCTGCAGGCTGCGGCCATCCAGCCGGATGAGTGTGTACTGGATGTGGGGTGTGCAGCTGGATATTCATCGGCTGTGCTGGCCAGGTTGGCCCAACTGGTCGTCGCCGTCGAGGAAGATGCCGACCTTGCCGAAGCGGCAAACCAGAACCTGTTGCGGTTGCAGATAAACAATGTTGCCGTGTTCAGTTCCGCCATGCATGAGGGCCACCGCGCCGAGGCGCCCTATGACGTTATCATAGTAAATGGAAGAGCCGGCCAGGTTCCAGACAGCCTGCTGTCACAACTGGCCGAAGGCGGGCGTCTGGTAGCGGTCGTGGGCGATACCGAAACGGCGCAGGCGCTGGTCTATACCAGGGCCGGGGATGTGACCGCACCGCGGTATGTCTGTGATGCCAGCATTCCAATGTTGCCGGGCTTTGAAAAAGCTGACCCCGGTTTTGTCTTTTAA
- a CDS encoding S1 family peptidase has protein sequence MGGETNQALLEPRTIDVDAAAEPAGGVISSHIQQLQAQTGPSYVTLVVHEQQKRAGSKASGTPEALTSGSGFVVSSGIIMTAGHVAVKRGNSVDARASDGRIYSGKVIAVKPDNDMALIKLRGFKAAAVTPSANHCMQRGAPVFSLGKPHARNDTARIGSVNSMSFGRAVKYSGFGYPDAIELRLATKKGESGGPLFDDKGQLTGMLVSTLSDANGRPLNLAHAISTPALAQFLCSNTQCTASWQQLSRQSMSCPAT, from the coding sequence GTGGGGGGTGAAACGAATCAGGCGCTGCTTGAACCCCGCACGATTGACGTCGATGCAGCAGCTGAACCTGCCGGCGGTGTGATTTCCAGCCATATTCAACAATTGCAGGCGCAAACGGGTCCCAGCTATGTCACTCTGGTCGTCCATGAACAGCAGAAACGCGCCGGTTCGAAAGCATCGGGCACTCCGGAGGCTTTGACATCCGGCAGCGGTTTTGTCGTCTCGAGCGGCATTATCATGACTGCCGGCCATGTTGCGGTAAAACGGGGAAATTCCGTCGATGCCCGTGCATCCGACGGCCGTATTTATTCCGGCAAGGTGATTGCCGTTAAGCCGGACAACGACATGGCCCTGATAAAACTTCGCGGTTTCAAGGCGGCTGCGGTGACACCGTCTGCCAATCACTGCATGCAACGCGGTGCTCCGGTGTTCTCGCTCGGCAAACCGCATGCCCGCAATGATACCGCCCGTATCGGTTCGGTAAATTCGATGAGTTTCGGCCGCGCGGTAAAATATAGCGGCTTCGGCTATCCAGATGCCATCGAACTCCGCCTGGCTACCAAAAAGGGCGAATCAGGCGGCCCGCTGTTCGACGACAAGGGTCAGCTGACCGGCATGCTGGTTTCCACCTTGTCGGATGCCAATGGCCGCCCGTTGAATCTGGCGCATGCGATTTCCACTCCGGCGCTGGCGCAATTTCTGTGCTCCAACACCCAGTGCACCGCCAGTTGGCAACAATTGTCCCGGCAATCAATGTCGTGCCCGGCTACATAG
- a CDS encoding MBL fold metallo-hydrolase, with product MSFEIKIWGCRGSIPVSSPDHLKFGGSTACIEININGNVVIIDAGSGIRELGTELLKRGTRTAHLLLSHGHYDHIMGLPFFYPVYKADMQLHLWSGHTNCNPCTHDIISDFMREPYLPVSLDIMQANMNFYDVKEGAEIDLGNGITAVSCATNHPGGCFAWRVTDGKQSFVYWSDHEHGNDEVDARLTQFATGADVLIYDAMYTDDEYPSKKKGFGHSTWRKGCEFAQKAGVKQLLLFHHAPERTDNQLEAIEAMAHKIFAGASAARDGQIIKLD from the coding sequence ATGAGTTTTGAAATCAAGATCTGGGGCTGTAGAGGTTCCATACCTGTCTCCAGCCCCGATCATCTCAAGTTCGGCGGTTCCACCGCATGCATAGAGATCAATATCAACGGCAACGTTGTGATCATCGATGCTGGCTCCGGCATTCGCGAGCTGGGAACCGAACTTCTCAAACGCGGCACCCGTACCGCCCACCTCCTGTTGTCACACGGCCACTACGATCACATTATGGGCCTGCCGTTCTTCTATCCGGTCTACAAGGCCGACATGCAATTACATCTCTGGTCCGGTCATACCAATTGCAACCCGTGCACCCATGACATCATTTCCGACTTCATGCGCGAACCCTATTTGCCGGTATCGCTCGACATCATGCAGGCCAACATGAATTTCTATGATGTCAAGGAAGGCGCCGAGATTGACCTGGGCAACGGCATCACGGCCGTGTCCTGCGCAACCAATCACCCCGGCGGCTGCTTCGCCTGGCGCGTCACCGACGGCAAGCAGTCGTTCGTGTACTGGTCCGACCATGAGCACGGCAATGACGAGGTCGATGCCCGCCTTACGCAGTTCGCCACCGGTGCCGACGTCCTGATCTACGACGCCATGTACACCGATGACGAATACCCTTCCAAGAAGAAGGGTTTTGGCCATTCCACCTGGCGCAAGGGCTGTGAGTTCGCCCAGAAGGCCGGCGTCAAGCAGCTGTTGCTGTTCCACCACGCGCCGGAACGCACCGACAACCAGCTGGAGGCAATCGAGGCCATGGCGCACAAGATATTCGCCGGCGCAAGCGCTGCCCGCGATGGCCAGATCATCAAACTGGACTGA
- the pncA gene encoding bifunctional nicotinamidase/pyrazinamidase, giving the protein MSVIKPEQRDVLLVIDVQNDFCPGGALEVPRGDEVVPAINDLITRFDHVVLTQDWHPQGHSSFASVHPGKNPFSEVSMDYGPQTLWPDHCIQGSSGADFHDGMSWSKAEMVIRKGFRSGIDSYSAFFENDKTTPTGLTGYLRERGFTRVFCAGLAFDFCVRYSAEDAKRQRFETFVIEDACRAIDMQGSAAATRDSFSALGIDLINSTVVR; this is encoded by the coding sequence ATGAGCGTCATCAAGCCTGAACAACGCGACGTACTGCTGGTCATTGATGTGCAGAACGATTTCTGCCCGGGCGGGGCGCTCGAAGTGCCGCGTGGTGATGAAGTTGTGCCTGCCATCAACGATCTCATCACCCGATTTGACCATGTCGTACTGACCCAGGACTGGCATCCGCAAGGGCACAGTTCGTTTGCCAGTGTTCATCCGGGCAAGAACCCGTTCAGCGAAGTCTCGATGGACTATGGCCCGCAGACGTTGTGGCCGGATCACTGCATCCAGGGCAGCAGCGGAGCTGATTTCCATGACGGCATGTCCTGGAGCAAAGCTGAGATGGTCATCCGCAAGGGGTTTCGTTCCGGCATAGACAGCTATTCCGCATTCTTTGAAAACGACAAGACGACGCCGACCGGCCTGACCGGATATTTGCGGGAGCGCGGTTTTACACGGGTGTTCTGTGCCGGGTTGGCTTTTGACTTCTGCGTACGGTACTCGGCGGAAGACGCAAAGCGTCAGCGATTTGAAACCTTCGTCATCGAGGATGCCTGCCGCGCGATCGACATGCAGGGAAGCGCTGCGGCGACACGTGATAGTTTTTCCGCTCTCGGGATCGACCTGATAAATTCGACGGTTGTACGTTAG
- a CDS encoding fatty acid CoA ligase family protein translates to MSETSVQDRSRPAGGLSHVRGSGTPALDHITIPEFLNGTVKRYAGQEAVVFCEPGMRWTWQELQEQVDRFAAGLLSLGLYKGDRIGIWSPNRPEWVIAQFATARIGLILVNINPAYRRHELEFALNKVGAKALISATSFKSSDYIEMLQDLAPELSGAVAGDLKASRLPKLTTIIHLGDEPVAGMYRFADVSTMGDGANRTRLDAITESLKPDDAINIQFTSGTTGTPKGATLTHANVVNNARYCAMAMRLNQEDRIAIPVPLYHCFGMVLGNLAAVSTGTVMVFPGEAFDPLQTLTALADESCTAVHGVPTMFAAMLDHERFEEFRLGSLRTGIMAGSPCPISLMKRVVSQMNASEITIAYGMTETSPVSFQSDTGDSLDRRVSTVGRIHPHVEVKIINEAGDTVTVGEQGELLTRGYCVMKGYWGDPETTAHAIDKDGWMHTGDLAVLDADGYCNIVGRVKDMLIRGGENVYPREIEEFLMSHPSIQQAQVFGVPDQKYGEEVCAWIVLKPGEVLSEDDVRSFCQGEIAHYKIPRYMRFVGEFPMTVTGKPQKFVMRDKMIEELGLKVDKTA, encoded by the coding sequence ATGTCTGAGACTTCCGTTCAGGACCGGAGCCGACCGGCAGGTGGCCTGTCCCATGTGCGCGGGTCCGGCACCCCGGCGCTTGATCACATCACGATACCGGAATTTCTGAACGGGACCGTCAAGCGTTATGCGGGACAGGAGGCCGTGGTGTTCTGCGAGCCGGGCATGCGCTGGACATGGCAGGAGTTGCAGGAGCAGGTTGATAGGTTTGCCGCCGGCCTGCTGTCGCTGGGGCTCTACAAGGGAGACCGTATCGGGATATGGTCGCCGAACCGGCCGGAATGGGTGATTGCCCAGTTTGCCACCGCGCGTATTGGACTGATCCTGGTCAACATCAATCCCGCCTACCGGCGCCACGAACTTGAATTTGCCCTCAACAAGGTGGGCGCAAAAGCCCTGATCAGCGCAACCAGCTTTAAAAGCTCCGATTATATCGAGATGCTGCAGGACCTTGCGCCGGAATTGTCAGGCGCTGTAGCGGGCGACCTGAAGGCTTCTAGGTTGCCGAAACTCACAACCATCATTCATCTGGGCGATGAACCCGTGGCCGGCATGTACCGGTTTGCCGACGTGTCGACTATGGGAGATGGAGCGAACCGGACCCGTCTCGACGCCATAACCGAAAGCCTCAAGCCGGACGACGCCATCAATATCCAGTTCACCTCGGGTACGACGGGGACACCGAAAGGAGCCACGCTGACCCACGCCAATGTGGTCAACAATGCCCGCTATTGCGCCATGGCAATGCGTCTGAATCAGGAAGACCGGATCGCAATCCCGGTGCCGCTTTATCATTGCTTCGGCATGGTGCTGGGTAACCTTGCTGCTGTCTCCACCGGCACGGTCATGGTGTTCCCCGGTGAAGCGTTTGATCCGCTGCAAACGCTCACGGCGCTGGCCGATGAAAGCTGTACGGCCGTGCACGGGGTGCCGACCATGTTTGCCGCCATGCTGGACCATGAGCGGTTTGAAGAGTTCAGGCTCGGATCCCTGCGCACCGGTATCATGGCCGGCTCACCGTGCCCGATCAGCCTGATGAAGCGGGTTGTTTCGCAAATGAATGCCAGCGAGATCACCATCGCCTACGGCATGACGGAAACCAGCCCGGTGTCGTTCCAGAGTGATACAGGCGACAGCCTGGACCGGCGTGTCTCGACAGTGGGGCGCATTCATCCGCACGTTGAGGTCAAGATCATCAATGAAGCAGGTGATACCGTTACCGTCGGCGAGCAGGGCGAACTGCTGACACGCGGCTATTGCGTGATGAAAGGCTACTGGGGCGATCCGGAAACAACGGCACACGCCATCGACAAGGATGGCTGGATGCACACCGGGGATCTGGCGGTCCTCGACGCAGACGGCTACTGCAATATCGTCGGGCGGGTGAAGGACATGCTGATCCGTGGCGGCGAGAACGTCTATCCGCGCGAGATAGAAGAATTCCTGATGAGCCATCCGTCGATCCAGCAGGCGCAGGTGTTTGGGGTGCCCGACCAGAAGTACGGTGAAGAGGTATGTGCCTGGATTGTGCTGAAGCCCGGAGAGGTGTTGTCCGAAGATGATGTGCGCAGTTTCTGCCAGGGTGAGATCGCGCACTATAAGATCCCGCGCTATATGCGCTTTGTCGGCGAGTTCCCGATGACAGTCACCGGAAAGCCGCAAAAGTTTGTGATGCGAGACAAGATGATCGAGGAACTCGGATTGAAAGTCGACAAGACCGCATGA
- a CDS encoding Card1-like endonuclease domain-containing protein, with protein sequence MQTIENILTGRSAFLKGSGGDKNAAENRRALTMAIQQNYPAFEMLRDKLMGTGSPKITAQAEEERGATSAADTELLFDHLRQHELLKLDKGEVTLNSVDARRFMTGGWLEELAWLAVMEAGAHEAHYSQLVGWDVEGYTGENEIDVIFRRDDKLGFVSCKALRSSLQSSDRKHRARMMDAVHEADNLADHFGQPGERVGVLVTTDLFDEERGEARYQALMGKAAVLDVRVIPLEDIRWDKLVGVMEYLMDH encoded by the coding sequence ATGCAAACGATAGAAAACATACTGACCGGCCGGTCTGCCTTCCTGAAAGGCTCGGGCGGTGACAAAAATGCGGCGGAAAACCGCCGTGCCTTGACGATGGCGATCCAGCAGAACTATCCGGCCTTCGAAATGCTGCGCGACAAATTGATGGGAACTGGTAGCCCGAAAATTACGGCGCAGGCAGAAGAAGAACGTGGGGCGACGTCTGCGGCGGACACTGAGCTGCTGTTCGACCACCTCCGGCAACACGAACTGCTGAAGCTGGATAAGGGCGAGGTAACCCTCAACAGCGTTGATGCGCGCCGGTTCATGACCGGAGGATGGCTGGAGGAGCTTGCCTGGCTTGCCGTCATGGAGGCAGGTGCCCACGAAGCACATTATTCGCAACTGGTTGGCTGGGACGTGGAAGGCTACACCGGGGAGAACGAGATTGACGTGATCTTCCGGCGTGACGACAAACTGGGTTTCGTGTCGTGCAAGGCACTGCGCTCCAGCCTGCAGTCCAGCGACCGCAAGCATCGCGCGCGGATGATGGATGCCGTGCACGAAGCCGACAACCTGGCCGATCATTTTGGCCAGCCGGGTGAACGTGTCGGCGTGTTGGTGACCACAGACCTGTTTGACGAAGAACGTGGTGAAGCACGTTACCAGGCCCTGATGGGCAAAGCCGCTGTGCTCGATGTACGCGTGATCCCACTGGAGGATATTCGCTGGGACAAGCTGGTAGGGGTCATGGAATACCTGATGGACCACTGA
- a CDS encoding CDGSH iron-sulfur domain-containing protein translates to MTEPVIADKAPVAVEVEAGKNYFWCACGRSKKQPFCDGSHDGTGLQPVKWTAEASGRKFFCACKQTAGQPLCDGTHNSL, encoded by the coding sequence GTGACAGAACCAGTTATTGCCGATAAGGCGCCAGTTGCAGTCGAGGTTGAAGCCGGCAAGAACTATTTCTGGTGTGCTTGCGGAAGATCGAAGAAACAGCCGTTCTGCGACGGCAGCCATGACGGCACCGGTCTGCAGCCTGTCAAATGGACTGCTGAAGCGTCGGGCAGAAAGTTCTTCTGCGCCTGCAAGCAAACCGCCGGCCAGCCACTGTGCGATGGCACTCACAACAGTCTTTGA
- a CDS encoding tetratricopeptide repeat protein yields the protein MTSAIIASLMAIPLTVATGAADRAQPPYLLQSTTQQDNPVDISQRFKRAQKGDAASQLVVGMKYLELHNFVQALYWFEKSAAQGNVRAQIYLGDAYANGKGVSVDFVKAHIWLSLAAANGGYEAKFRFEYLLSKMTPEQIAEAQRATPARKPALE from the coding sequence GTGACCAGTGCCATCATAGCCTCGCTCATGGCGATACCACTGACAGTGGCAACCGGTGCCGCAGATCGGGCACAGCCTCCATACCTGCTGCAGTCAACAACCCAGCAAGACAACCCGGTCGACATTTCGCAGCGCTTCAAGCGGGCCCAGAAGGGCGACGCCGCCTCCCAGCTTGTTGTCGGCATGAAGTATCTTGAACTTCACAATTTCGTCCAGGCTCTGTACTGGTTCGAGAAATCGGCAGCCCAGGGAAACGTCAGAGCGCAGATATATCTCGGCGACGCCTATGCCAATGGCAAGGGAGTTTCCGTTGATTTTGTCAAAGCACACATATGGCTGAGCCTTGCAGCGGCCAACGGCGGCTATGAGGCAAAGTTCCGTTTCGAGTACCTGCTGTCAAAAATGACCCCCGAACAGATTGCCGAAGCCCAACGCGCAACCCCGGCGCGAAAACCAGCGCTGGAGTAG